In Segatella copri, the DNA window TGCGGATAGAAGAGAGAATCCTGTTCATGCCTAGGTTGTTAAACTGCTCGCCTGTCAGTTCGCCGAGCCAGTTGTCTTCAGTACGGTCTTCAATCTGTCCTTGTAGTTTCATCACCATCACCGCATTGTCTTTCAGTGCTGGTTTACTGTTGCTCGATGCCACCATTCCGATGATACAGATGAATCCCAGGATGGTCATGATCAGCCCGAAGGCAAACAGTCCTACGATAGTGGCTGCCACGTTCTTGAAAAAATCCTTCATTATTCTATGTCAATATTTTATAAGTGAGACTCCTAAATAAATGCCAGCGGCAGAAGAGAGATGTTTTCTCCGATTGCCGTTTACAGCAATTTTTCTGCAAATATAGCAAAAAAGAACCAATAATCAAAGCGATTGGAACAAAAACACCAAAAAAAGAAGAAAAAATAACATAGGGTTAACGAAAAAATGCCTATCTTTGCATTATCTTAGCAAAACAGAATAAAGATATAAACAACATAACAAAAAAGAAAAATGAAAAAGACAATGATTTTTTTTCTTCTGATGCTGACAGCAATTACAGCATCAGCTCAATCTACCGCTCGCAAGTTCGTATTGAAGAACAGTAGCGATGGACAGAGTGAACTTACCTGTTATCTTCCTAAGAACCCCTCTGGAAGAGCTGTAGTAGATTGTCCTGGAGGTGGGTATTCTCATCTTGCAATGGACCATGAGGGACATCAGTGGGCAGAATATTTCAACAAACAGGGTATCGCTTTCTTCGTCTTGAAATACCGTATGCCTGAGGGAAACCGCAATATTCCGTTGAGTGATGCCTATCAGGCGATGCGTACCGTTCGTGACAGTTCTGCAGTATGGAAAATAAACAAGGAATATGTTGGTATCATGGGCTTTTCTGCCGGTGGACATTTAGCTTCTTCCGTCAGTACTCATGCTGAGGCGGCTGTGCGACCTGATTTCTCGATTCTTTTCTATCCGGTGATTTCAATGGATGAGCGTATCTCTCATAAGGGATCATGTGTGAACTTCTTGGGTGAAGAGCGTAATACCAATAAGAAACTGGTAGAAGAATGGTCTAACGACAAGGCTGTTCGTCCGAATCTTACCCCTCGTGCCATCATACTGATGTCTTTTGATGATAAGGTTGTTCCTCCTGTAACCAATGGCGTAGCCTATTATTCTGCCATGAGCAAGGCGGGCAACGAGTGTACCATGCACATCTATCCGACTGCCGGACATGGATGGGGATTCCGTGATGCTGCCCATGGTTTCCCATATCACGACCAAATGTTGAATGACCTTACCTGTTGGCTCAACAGGCTTCCGTCTAAGTAATCTAAGTAATAAGTAAAGAGAAAACCTAAAAAGAGGATGTATCATAAGTTGATGATACATCCTCTTCTTGTTGCTGGAAGAGCTAGGTTATGTTGTTGGAAGAGCTAGGT includes these proteins:
- a CDS encoding alpha/beta hydrolase, with product MIFFLLMLTAITASAQSTARKFVLKNSSDGQSELTCYLPKNPSGRAVVDCPGGGYSHLAMDHEGHQWAEYFNKQGIAFFVLKYRMPEGNRNIPLSDAYQAMRTVRDSSAVWKINKEYVGIMGFSAGGHLASSVSTHAEAAVRPDFSILFYPVISMDERISHKGSCVNFLGEERNTNKKLVEEWSNDKAVRPNLTPRAIILMSFDDKVVPPVTNGVAYYSAMSKAGNECTMHIYPTAGHGWGFRDAAHGFPYHDQMLNDLTCWLNRLPSK